Proteins from one Telopea speciosissima isolate NSW1024214 ecotype Mountain lineage chromosome 1, Tspe_v1, whole genome shotgun sequence genomic window:
- the LOC122656314 gene encoding exopolygalacturonase clone GBGA483-like produces MGSEQDRWMSLELLSITGGSLSGISSTNSKGSHGIVGNTKDFIIQDVKLVAPAESPNTDGFHIGNSTGITITNAEIGTGDDCISIGSGVTNISITNVQCGPGHGISLGSLGKYPNEQEVSGLIVKNRTFTNTDNGVRIKTWPGCPRKHGFDVRFEDIVVTNVSNPIIINQQYCDQKSCTSEPSRVKLTDIHFKNIKGTSFTKTAITLSCSEGVPCENVELVDIDLKHNLADGVATALCKNVKGVTSGIQNPSSCL; encoded by the exons ATGGGTTCGGAACAGGATCGCTGGATG AGCTTGGAATTGTTGTCGATTACAGGTGGATCCTTGAGTGGTATAAGTTCGACGAATAGTAAAGGTTCCCATGGGATTGTTGGGAACACTAAAGACTTCatcatccaagatgtcaagCTGGTTGCCCCTGCAGAAAGCCCAAACACAGATGGTTTCCACATTGGCAACTCAACCGGTATCACTATCACTAACGCTGAAATTGGAACGGGTGATGATTGCATCTCCATTGGATCGGGTGTCACCAACATTTCCATCACCAATGTCCAATGTGGACCAGGTCATGgaatcag TTTGGGAAGCCTTGGGAAATATCCAAATGAACAAGAGGTGAGCGGTCTCATTGTGAAGAATCGTACCTTTACTAACACCGATAATGGTGTTCGGATCAAAACATGGCCAGGATGTCCGAGAAAACACGGTTTCGATGTTAGATTTGAGGATATTGTCGTCACAAATGTGTCAAAccccatcatcatcaaccaacaATATTGTGACCAGAAAAGCTGCACATCTGAG CCCTCGCGTGTGAAGCTCACTGACATTCATTTCAAGAACATCAAGGGTACAAGCTTCACCAAGACTGCAATTACCCTCTCATGCAGTGAAGGTGTGCCATGTGAGAACGTAGAGCTCGTTGATATCGACTTGAAGCATAACTTGGCCGATGGCGTCGCCACTGCACTCTGTAAAAATGTGAAAGGGGTTACTTCTGGCATTCAGAACCCAAGTTCATGCTTATGA
- the LOC122656216 gene encoding exopolygalacturonase clone GBGA483-like, translating to MGSEQDRWMSLELLSITGGSLSGISSTNSKGSHGIVGNTKDFIIQDVKLVAPAESPNTDGFHIGNSTGITITNAEIGTGDDCISIGSGVTNISITNVQCGPGHGISLGSLGKYPNEQEVSGLLVKNCTFTNTDNGVRIKTWPGCPENTVSDVRFEDIVVTNVSNPIIINQQYCDQKSCTSEPSRVKLTDIHFKNIKGTSFTKTAITLSCSEGVPCENVELVDIDLKHNLADGVATALCKNVKGVTSGVQNPSSCL from the exons ATGGGTTCGGAACAGGATCGCTGGATG AGCTTGGAATTGTTGTCGATTACAGGTGGATCCTTGAGTGGTATAAGTTCGACGAATAGTAAAGGTTCCCATGGGATTGTTGGGAACACTAAAGACTTCatcatccaagatgtcaagCTGGTTGCCCCTGCAGAAAGCCCAAACACAGATGGTTTCCACATTGGCAACTCAACCGGTATCACTATCACTAACGCTGAAATTGGAACGGGTGATGATTGCATCTCCATTGGATCGGGTGTCACCAACATTTCCATCACCAATGTCCAATGTGGACCAGGTCATGgaatcag TTTGGGAAGCCTTGGGAAATATCCAAATGAACAAGAGGTGAGCGGTCTGCTGGTGAAGAACTGTACTTTTACTAACACCGATAATGGTGTTCGGATCAAAACATGGCCAGGATGTCCAGAAAACACGGTTTCTGATGTTAGATTTGAGGATATTGTCGTCACAAATGTGTCAAAccccatcatcatcaaccaacaATATTGTGACCAGAAAAGCTGCACATCTGAG CCCTCGCGTGTGAAGCTCACTGACATTCATTTCAAGAACATCAAGGGTACAAGCTTCACCAAGACTGCAATTACCCTCTCATGCAGTGAAGGTGTGCCATGTGAGAACGTAGAGCTCGTTGATATCGACTTGAAGCATAACTTGGCCGATGGCGTCGCCACTGCGCTCTGTAAAAATGTGAAAGGTGTTACTTCTGGCGTTCAGAACCCAAGTTCATGCTTATGA